The following proteins are co-located in the Planococcus plakortidis genome:
- a CDS encoding metallophosphoesterase family protein — protein sequence MKKIVIVSDTHIPNRAKKLPQPLVEACDGADFIIHAGDWQILDVYHELSAYAETDGVAGNVDPWDIVDRFGRKKIFTFGDLKIGVVHGDGIRKTTEQRALESFSGEDVDIIVFGHSHQPLMRETDGLTLFNPGSPTDKRREPQYSFGLLEIDDTWQLKHVFFDKED from the coding sequence ATGAAAAAAATAGTCATCGTATCTGACACGCATATCCCGAACCGGGCGAAAAAACTCCCTCAGCCACTGGTCGAGGCTTGTGATGGAGCCGATTTCATCATCCACGCCGGCGATTGGCAGATACTCGATGTCTACCATGAATTGTCGGCTTACGCTGAAACGGACGGCGTGGCAGGCAATGTCGATCCTTGGGACATCGTCGATCGTTTCGGACGGAAGAAAATTTTCACATTCGGCGATTTGAAAATCGGCGTCGTCCATGGAGACGGCATACGAAAAACGACCGAACAGCGCGCGCTCGAAAGTTTTTCAGGGGAAGATGTCGATATCATCGTTTTCGGCCATTCCCATCAGCCTCTCATGCGTGAAACGGATGGGCTGACATTGTTCAATCCCGGTTCGCCTACCGATAAACGCCGCGAACCGCAATATTCATTCGGGCTGCTTGAAATTGACGATACTTGGCAACTCAAGCATGTCTTTTTCGATAAGGAAGATTAA
- a CDS encoding dihydrofolate reductase family protein produces the protein MGERKVVCYIAQSLDGYIADKEETLDWLLDVEMEGDAGYGEFIDTVDTVLLGRRTYEWVIAHEGGKFPYADQRSYVFTSRPKEDEGQIAFTSEDPASVVKKLKQQPGGTIWPVGGSLLLESLLQEDLIDEFIISIAPVTLGDGIPLFQKAQRRLDFTLESVGQDGQIAQVHYVRQRN, from the coding sequence ATGGGTGAACGGAAAGTTGTTTGTTATATTGCGCAAAGTTTGGACGGGTATATTGCCGATAAAGAGGAGACTTTGGATTGGCTATTGGACGTGGAAATGGAGGGAGATGCCGGATATGGGGAATTCATCGACACGGTCGATACGGTCCTGCTCGGCAGGCGCACCTATGAATGGGTGATCGCCCATGAAGGCGGGAAGTTCCCTTATGCCGACCAGCGCTCCTATGTATTCACCAGCCGCCCGAAAGAAGATGAAGGCCAGATTGCATTCACTTCGGAAGATCCGGCGAGTGTCGTGAAAAAACTGAAGCAGCAACCCGGCGGAACCATCTGGCCGGTGGGCGGAAGCTTGCTGCTGGAAAGTCTCCTGCAGGAAGATCTGATCGATGAATTCATCATCTCGATCGCTCCAGTAACGCTTGGGGATGGCATCCCGCTTTTCCAGAAAGCGCAGCGCCGTCTAGACTTCACATTGGAAAGCGTTGGGCAGGATGGCCAAATCGCGCAAGTGCATTATGTGAGACAACGAAATTGA
- a CDS encoding cell wall hydrolase, whose translation MKTIKVLLFSLATIFFLTFSHSAVSAHAPDLHEGVSGSEVTELQTKLQKLGYFHVAPTGYYGSITKDAVVQFQRDFGVKATGFTGPLTREKMKQVDMMARTVHGEARGELFEGKVAVAAVIMNRVQSRAFPSSTYGVIFQRNAFTAVNDGQYWLTPNASAYRAVREAARGWDPSSGATYYYNPVTATDQWIFTRSTIKKIGKHVFAK comes from the coding sequence ATGAAAACAATTAAAGTGCTCTTATTCAGTTTAGCAACGATTTTCTTTCTAACATTTTCACATTCAGCGGTTTCCGCTCATGCGCCTGATCTGCACGAAGGCGTTTCCGGCAGCGAAGTGACAGAACTTCAAACCAAACTTCAAAAACTTGGCTATTTCCACGTAGCCCCGACCGGTTATTACGGCTCGATCACGAAAGACGCGGTCGTCCAATTCCAACGCGATTTTGGCGTCAAAGCGACCGGTTTTACAGGGCCATTGACGCGCGAAAAGATGAAGCAAGTCGATATGATGGCCCGTACCGTACACGGTGAAGCCCGTGGCGAGCTATTCGAAGGAAAAGTCGCGGTCGCGGCGGTCATCATGAACCGCGTACAATCCCGCGCTTTCCCGAGCAGTACATATGGCGTCATTTTCCAGCGCAACGCTTTTACGGCAGTGAATGATGGGCAATATTGGCTGACGCCGAACGCTTCGGCTTACCGTGCTGTACGGGAAGCGGCAAGAGGATGGGATCCATCTTCCGGCGCGACATACTATTACAATCCGGTCACGGCAACTGACCAGTGGATCTTCACCCGTTCGACCATCAAGAAAATCGGCAAGCATGTCTTTGCCAAATAA
- a CDS encoding carbohydrate ABC transporter permease, giving the protein MLFRKFSLLIYALLILIPLVVVLLTSVKTLQETFRDPLGLPDGGFKFDNYVAIFQEQTMAGYFLNSTIVTLFSVSFTLLLAAMVAFGITRMNNWIGNVLFALFTLGMMVPAQVIMVPLYSLMLDLGLTNSLVGLILVNISSTLPIAVFILTGFMKTLPKELFEASTIDGAGNWKMFTKVAIPLSLPSLSATAIFLFVMHWNDLLYPLLFITDNAYKTLPLALLEFQGQYSTNYPMLFTGVIIASAPMVIAYVFLQRYFVAGITAGAVKG; this is encoded by the coding sequence TTGCTGTTCAGGAAATTCTCACTGCTCATCTATGCGCTGCTGATCCTGATCCCGTTGGTGGTCGTCCTGTTGACGTCCGTCAAAACACTTCAGGAAACCTTCCGCGATCCGCTCGGCTTGCCGGACGGTGGCTTTAAATTCGATAATTATGTCGCCATTTTCCAGGAACAAACGATGGCCGGCTATTTTCTCAACAGCACCATCGTCACCTTGTTCTCGGTTTCATTTACGCTGCTGCTCGCCGCGATGGTGGCATTCGGCATCACGCGCATGAATAATTGGATCGGCAATGTACTGTTCGCCTTGTTCACCCTCGGCATGATGGTACCGGCGCAAGTCATCATGGTTCCGCTGTATTCACTCATGCTGGATTTGGGGCTGACCAACAGCCTTGTCGGGTTGATTCTCGTCAACATCTCCTCGACTTTGCCGATTGCCGTCTTCATCCTCACCGGTTTCATGAAAACTTTACCGAAGGAATTGTTTGAAGCGTCGACGATCGACGGGGCAGGCAACTGGAAAATGTTCACGAAAGTGGCGATTCCATTATCCTTGCCTTCTCTCTCGGCAACAGCGATTTTCCTGTTCGTCATGCACTGGAACGACCTTCTGTACCCGCTCCTGTTCATCACGGACAATGCCTATAAAACCTTGCCGCTCGCGCTGCTCGAGTTCCAAGGGCAATATTCCACCAATTATCCGATGCTGTTCACCGGCGTCATCATCGCCTCAGCGCCCATGGTCATTGCCTACGTTTTCCTGCAGCGCTACTTCGTCGCAGGCATCACGGCCGGCGCGGTCAAAGGATAA
- a CDS encoding carbohydrate ABC transporter permease, whose amino-acid sequence MRISKSIYLFFLPGLALYSLFFLYPTISALFYSFTDWDGLSAAFQFVGIDNYTRAFTGDSIFQKTIGNNLKFMLTVVVFQTLVALAFALIVIKNTKTNVFLRALYFFPTILSSVSVAFIWAFIYDPSMGILNQLLGLLGLDFLAQNWLGNANIAIYSLAITQVWFHAGQMLIIFVAGLQAIPEDLYEVAKIEGASKWQTFKSVTWPLLAPSATIVVAYTTIQSFKAFDLVFAMTGGGPNNSTEIIATYIYDVAFKSYQFGYASAISIIFMVIIALITYLQFKALRSDRVSY is encoded by the coding sequence ATGAGAATCTCCAAATCCATCTACCTGTTCTTTCTTCCGGGGCTTGCCCTTTACAGCTTGTTCTTTCTGTACCCGACCATCAGTGCCCTGTTCTATTCCTTTACCGACTGGGACGGCTTAAGCGCCGCATTCCAGTTCGTCGGCATCGACAATTACACCCGCGCCTTCACCGGGGATTCGATTTTCCAGAAAACGATCGGCAATAACTTGAAGTTCATGCTGACCGTTGTCGTGTTCCAGACGCTCGTTGCGCTCGCTTTCGCGCTGATCGTCATCAAGAATACGAAGACGAACGTATTCCTGCGGGCACTATACTTTTTCCCGACCATTCTTTCGTCGGTATCGGTCGCGTTCATCTGGGCGTTCATCTACGACCCCTCGATGGGCATCCTGAATCAACTCCTCGGCTTGCTCGGATTGGACTTCCTGGCACAGAATTGGCTCGGCAATGCCAATATCGCCATCTATTCGCTTGCCATCACCCAAGTGTGGTTCCATGCCGGCCAGATGTTGATCATCTTTGTCGCCGGGCTCCAAGCCATTCCAGAGGATTTGTACGAAGTGGCGAAAATCGAAGGCGCCAGCAAGTGGCAGACGTTCAAAAGCGTCACTTGGCCGCTTCTTGCGCCTTCCGCCACCATCGTTGTCGCCTATACGACGATCCAGTCGTTCAAAGCCTTCGATTTGGTGTTCGCGATGACCGGCGGCGGGCCGAATAATTCCACTGAAATCATCGCGACCTATATTTACGATGTCGCGTTCAAGAGTTATCAATTCGGTTACGCTTCCGCGATTTCCATCATTTTCATGGTCATCATCGCATTGATCACCTACCTGCAGTTCAAGGCTTTGCGCTCAGACCGCGTATCTTACTAG
- a CDS encoding ABC transporter substrate-binding protein has product MKNRLWLATGTVGIGLILGACAGESGGDSSSESGDATQISFMHWRGEDKDVLDEIIADFEEENPDIRVEQNIYPSDQYQATAQRMLQEGSTGDVFTSFPGAQFESIQSAGFFEDLGGEEFVSNFDENLISVGQKDGTQYALPYQLVFNMPVYNKGMFDELGLEVPKSWTEFQEMADTLLENDITPIAFPGADIGPNQFMNSMMMNNAPDEDVFEKLQNGEESLTNEWWVKTLEDFKLLADKGYIQDDALGTNQDSAMAMVANEEAAMLATGSYHMNSLLDLNPDLELDLLAPITVEESEATYEGINTATFMLAVNSNSDKKDQAKAFIDYLSQPEVASKYANETGQHLTVNGVEYESEALQNTSYWIDERKTRFQPRFLITNAQIEDAVLSSIENVLGGEDPMAAAEAAQQIVEENRE; this is encoded by the coding sequence ATGAAAAACAGACTTTGGCTTGCGACCGGAACGGTAGGAATCGGCCTCATCCTTGGCGCTTGCGCAGGTGAAAGCGGCGGCGATTCTTCTTCTGAAAGCGGCGATGCGACGCAGATCAGCTTCATGCATTGGCGCGGGGAAGACAAAGATGTACTCGATGAAATCATTGCCGATTTCGAAGAAGAGAATCCTGACATCCGCGTAGAACAGAACATCTACCCGTCCGACCAATACCAGGCGACGGCACAGCGCATGCTGCAGGAAGGTTCGACAGGCGATGTCTTCACTTCCTTCCCCGGCGCGCAATTCGAATCCATCCAAAGCGCCGGCTTTTTTGAAGATTTGGGCGGAGAGGAATTCGTCTCGAATTTTGACGAAAACCTGATCTCTGTCGGCCAGAAAGACGGCACCCAATATGCTTTGCCGTATCAATTGGTATTCAATATGCCGGTCTACAACAAAGGCATGTTCGATGAACTCGGCCTCGAAGTGCCGAAAAGCTGGACGGAATTCCAGGAAATGGCCGATACCTTGCTCGAAAACGACATCACGCCGATCGCTTTCCCGGGCGCTGATATCGGGCCGAACCAATTCATGAACAGCATGATGATGAACAATGCGCCGGATGAAGACGTTTTCGAAAAACTCCAGAACGGCGAAGAGTCCTTGACGAATGAATGGTGGGTCAAGACGCTCGAAGACTTTAAACTCCTTGCCGATAAAGGCTATATCCAGGACGATGCACTTGGCACCAACCAGGATTCCGCCATGGCGATGGTAGCGAATGAGGAAGCGGCCATGCTTGCGACCGGTTCTTACCACATGAATTCCCTGCTCGACTTGAACCCGGACCTCGAACTTGATTTGCTGGCGCCGATTACTGTGGAAGAAAGCGAAGCCACTTATGAAGGCATCAATACGGCCACGTTCATGCTTGCCGTCAACAGCAATTCCGATAAGAAAGACCAGGCAAAAGCGTTCATCGACTATTTGAGCCAGCCGGAAGTGGCTTCCAAATACGCCAATGAAACCGGGCAGCATTTGACGGTCAACGGCGTCGAATACGAGTCCGAAGCCTTGCAGAACACTTCGTATTGGATCGACGAGCGCAAGACGCGCTTCCAGCCGCGCTTTTTGATCACCAACGCCCAAATTGAAGATGCGGTCCTCAGCTCAATTGAAAACGTTCTTGGGGGCGAAGATCCAATGGCGGCGGCTGAAGCGGCCCAGCAAATCGTAGAGGAAAACAGGGAATAA
- the trpE gene encoding anthranilate synthase component I, with the protein MRRDVQIKKVEGDSLTPIMVFNRLQGPYKCLLESSLKTSASGRYSFIAADPSKAFIGLKDQLEVIDYRSGERTVEAGRPLERIKELMPTDDRDIDGLPFTGGAIGYIGYDAIAAYEPVESARKDSLDMPDIHLQLYETIVVFDHVRHDVTVISFEGRAGEIVIQLEQAMEQEPADRPETLSFHSQTTAERFREQVKLAKEEIRKGEVFQLVLSQRLSADYQGDAFTLYRKLRKQNPSPYQFYIDFGDYAVVGASPESLLTIRGGEMVTNPIAGTRKRGKTEAEDLALEKELLGDEKERAEHQMLVDLSRNDVGRVAKVGTVAIPKYMVIEKYQHVMHIVSEVTGELEGAMHPLDALVSCLPAGTVSGAPKVRALQLIQQFEEERRGVYGGAVGYLGFNGNLDVALAIRTFVVKDGAVHVQAGAGIVFDSEPQAEYEETLHKARSLMEVFG; encoded by the coding sequence ATGAGAAGAGATGTGCAGATCAAGAAAGTAGAAGGAGATAGCTTGACGCCGATCATGGTGTTTAACCGGTTGCAAGGGCCATACAAATGCCTGCTGGAGAGCTCGTTGAAAACGAGCGCGAGCGGCCGCTATTCGTTTATCGCGGCAGATCCGTCAAAAGCGTTCATCGGATTGAAAGATCAATTGGAAGTGATTGATTACCGGAGCGGCGAGCGGACAGTGGAAGCAGGTCGCCCGCTCGAACGGATCAAGGAATTGATGCCGACAGACGACCGGGATATCGATGGCTTGCCGTTTACCGGCGGGGCGATCGGCTATATCGGCTATGATGCCATTGCGGCGTATGAGCCGGTCGAGAGCGCCCGTAAAGACAGCCTGGATATGCCGGACATCCACCTGCAGCTATACGAAACGATCGTCGTGTTCGACCACGTCCGCCATGATGTGACGGTGATCTCGTTTGAAGGGCGTGCAGGTGAAATCGTGATACAGCTTGAGCAGGCAATGGAACAAGAACCAGCCGACCGCCCGGAGACATTAAGTTTCCATTCCCAAACGACGGCTGAACGGTTCCGCGAACAAGTGAAACTCGCCAAGGAGGAAATCCGCAAAGGGGAAGTGTTCCAATTGGTCTTGTCGCAACGTTTATCTGCGGATTATCAAGGCGATGCTTTCACGTTATATCGAAAACTCCGCAAGCAAAATCCGTCGCCCTATCAGTTTTACATCGACTTCGGCGACTACGCCGTCGTCGGGGCGTCGCCTGAAAGCTTATTGACGATCCGCGGCGGGGAGATGGTCACCAATCCGATTGCCGGCACGAGAAAGCGCGGCAAGACGGAAGCGGAAGACTTGGCGCTTGAGAAGGAATTGCTGGGGGATGAAAAAGAGCGCGCGGAGCATCAAATGCTTGTCGACCTGAGCCGCAATGACGTCGGCCGCGTCGCGAAAGTCGGCACGGTCGCCATCCCGAAATACATGGTCATCGAAAAATACCAGCACGTCATGCACATCGTCTCGGAAGTGACCGGTGAATTGGAAGGTGCGATGCATCCGCTAGATGCACTCGTCTCCTGCCTGCCGGCTGGCACGGTATCCGGTGCCCCGAAAGTGCGCGCCTTGCAGCTCATCCAGCAATTTGAGGAAGAGCGGCGCGGCGTCTACGGCGGCGCTGTCGGTTACCTCGGCTTCAACGGCAACCTCGATGTGGCGCTTGCCATCCGGACATTCGTGGTCAAAGATGGCGCTGTCCACGTCCAAGCGGGAGCGGGCATCGTCTTCGATTCCGAGCCGCAAGCCGAATACGAGGAAACGCTCCATAAAGCGCGTTCGTTGATGGAGGTGTTCGGATGA
- a CDS encoding anthranilate synthase component II encodes MILLIDHYDSFTYNIYQAVAGLGEKVEVVRYGQLSLEEIRAKNPGSIILSPGPGHPRDVPESLELIRALHRDVPILGICLGQQLLGEAFGGNVTEAPVIRHGKVSEMSHSGTDLFSGMKARVPVMRYHSLAIEKASMPECFDVQAEALDDGTVMAIKHKEYPVYGLQFHPESIGTPEGTDMMARFVELARERRLHTQQADREYR; translated from the coding sequence ATGATTCTCTTGATCGATCATTATGATTCATTTACCTATAATATCTATCAAGCGGTCGCAGGTCTCGGGGAAAAGGTGGAAGTCGTGCGCTATGGCCAATTGAGCCTGGAGGAAATTCGGGCGAAAAATCCCGGGTCGATCATCTTGTCCCCAGGCCCAGGCCATCCAAGAGATGTGCCCGAGTCGCTCGAATTGATCCGTGCGCTCCACCGCGATGTGCCGATCCTTGGCATCTGCCTCGGCCAGCAATTGCTCGGGGAAGCATTCGGGGGGAACGTCACGGAAGCACCGGTCATCCGCCACGGAAAAGTATCTGAAATGTCCCATTCCGGCACGGATTTGTTCTCGGGAATGAAAGCGCGCGTGCCGGTCATGCGCTACCATTCCTTGGCCATCGAAAAAGCTTCCATGCCGGAGTGCTTTGATGTGCAGGCGGAAGCGCTGGATGATGGCACCGTCATGGCGATCAAGCATAAAGAGTATCCGGTCTATGGGCTGCAATTCCATCCGGAATCGATCGGCACGCCGGAAGGCACCGATATGATGGCGAGATTTGTGGAACTTGCGCGTGAACGCCGCCTGCATACGCAGCAAGCCGATCGTGAATACAGATGA
- a CDS encoding dimethylarginine dimethylaminohydrolase family protein gives MSTHAKPVPAADCRSEYETLRHVLLCPPRFMEIKDVINDVQKRYQEENIDVTEALRQHGAFVKALATEGVDTAFLEASEDYPEQVFTRDIGFTIGDTVFVSEMAAKVRQGEEQVLQNWLAENGVRFKHLPGHRIEGGDVLVDQETVFVGISSRTSKEAIEELQRHMPDFHVVPIHLNEKYLHLDCVFNILSPTEALIFPEALEQTAIEMLSDRYTLIPVEADEQFKLGTNVLSIGGRRVFSQPQNAKVNKQLREHGFRVIETDFSEIIKSGGAFRCCTMPVARG, from the coding sequence ATGCCCACCGCGCTTTATGGAAATCAAGGATGTCATCAATGATGTGCAGAAACGATATCAAGAAGAGAACATCGACGTAACGGAAGCGTTGCGCCAGCATGGCGCCTTTGTCAAGGCACTCGCTACGGAAGGCGTCGATACGGCCTTCCTGGAAGCCTCCGAAGACTACCCTGAACAAGTGTTCACACGCGACATCGGATTCACGATCGGCGACACCGTCTTCGTCAGTGAAATGGCCGCGAAAGTCCGGCAAGGCGAAGAACAGGTTCTACAGAATTGGCTCGCTGAAAACGGCGTCCGCTTCAAGCATCTGCCTGGACACCGCATCGAAGGCGGCGACGTCCTGGTCGACCAGGAGACGGTGTTCGTCGGCATCAGCAGCCGCACTTCCAAAGAAGCGATTGAGGAATTGCAGCGCCACATGCCGGATTTCCATGTGGTCCCTATCCACCTCAACGAGAAATACCTGCATCTCGATTGCGTCTTCAATATTTTATCGCCGACCGAAGCGCTCATCTTCCCGGAAGCATTGGAACAAACGGCAATCGAAATGCTGAGCGACCGCTACACGCTCATCCCCGTTGAAGCTGACGAACAATTCAAGCTCGGTACGAATGTGCTGTCGATCGGCGGCCGCCGCGTCTTCAGCCAGCCGCAAAACGCCAAGGTCAATAAACAGCTTCGCGAACACGGATTCCGCGTCATAGAAACCGACTTCTCGGAAATCATCAAATCCGGCGGCGCTTTCCGCTGCTGCACGATGCCTGTCGCCAGAGGATGA